The Phycisphaerales bacterium AB-hyl4 genome includes a window with the following:
- a CDS encoding M55 family metallopeptidase, whose amino-acid sequence MIVWICTDMEGLAGVDDWEQCYATDDEAPIYLDGRRHLTDEVNAAVAGCFDAGATEVRVLDGHGRNRFKGFVTDRLDPRAKQMGVRSWRPLRWEGLDESVSALAIIGQHAMAGTLNGFLDHTQMPKEICRFTLNGEEHGEMSQMALYAGAFGVPLVYTSGDEALCEETRRLFPHALTTPTKRGTGWATCELYPPDEVRLNIRRDIATAMRAIDPAQAWKLSLPIEVGYEYAYSGLADRFNNVPGVRRPHARSVAWDIHDPRDVFTAPTA is encoded by the coding sequence ATGATCGTCTGGATTTGTACCGACATGGAAGGTCTTGCCGGCGTTGACGATTGGGAGCAGTGCTACGCCACGGACGACGAAGCGCCGATCTACCTCGATGGTCGGAGGCACCTCACCGATGAGGTCAATGCGGCGGTCGCCGGCTGTTTTGATGCCGGCGCCACCGAGGTGCGTGTGCTTGATGGGCATGGCCGAAACCGGTTCAAGGGTTTCGTGACGGACCGTCTTGATCCGCGAGCGAAACAGATGGGGGTCAGGTCGTGGCGGCCGCTGCGCTGGGAGGGGCTCGACGAATCAGTGAGCGCGCTGGCGATCATAGGCCAGCACGCCATGGCCGGGACGCTCAACGGCTTCCTCGATCACACGCAGATGCCCAAGGAAATCTGCCGCTTCACCCTCAACGGTGAAGAGCATGGCGAGATGAGCCAGATGGCACTGTACGCAGGGGCGTTCGGCGTTCCGCTGGTCTACACCTCGGGCGACGAGGCCCTGTGCGAGGAGACGCGCCGGTTGTTCCCCCATGCCCTCACCACACCGACCAAGCGCGGAACGGGGTGGGCCACCTGTGAACTCTATCCGCCGGACGAAGTGCGTCTGAACATCCGGCGGGACATTGCCACGGCCATGCGGGCCATCGATCCCGCGCAGGCCTGGAAGCTTTCGCTGCCGATCGAGGTGGGCTACGAGTATGCCTACAGCGGACTGGCGGACCGTTTCAATAACGTTCCCGGCGTACGCCGTCCGCATGCGAGGTCGGTGGCTTGGGACATTCACGATCCGCGCGACGTGTTCACGGCACCCACAGCATGA
- a CDS encoding ROK family protein — protein MSGHSLIDNAIFGVLVTSGDLSIPAVARSLEMPTSTANGIVQRLVEEGRIERESVVSAGATRRGRPAARYRPRLLKPVAACALDGSSLSVGLVDRDLSLVGRHDRRFRAREMGQVLELIVESFDEACAEAGMKRKQFAGLALSANVLTMAQGVVSSSVLPWIGVEAIQHCRSALGMEVRLLQHAHLIAAYQGIEPPRPRMMVRFNVGDGVSAHQLTGGRPHAGASGMAGELGHTIVDPDGPLCGCGRRGCLEALASGPAICRALIERATPAVMTRLDRAWLAATPPSQAFDAVYEAWLAGDGAVVSVMEKVLDDLARTLATALNMLDPDQVLASGYVLQNHPQWLDQLEQRMRRWVFQLDRRNLRLVPEHTDVEQVLRVAALLFSYPACFDAFTGRCP, from the coding sequence ATGAGCGGTCATAGCCTGATTGATAACGCGATTTTCGGCGTTTTAGTCACCAGTGGCGACCTCAGCATTCCGGCTGTGGCCCGGTCGCTGGAAATGCCGACGTCTACCGCCAACGGCATCGTGCAGCGACTGGTCGAGGAAGGCCGGATCGAGCGTGAGTCGGTGGTATCGGCCGGCGCTACCCGACGGGGCCGACCGGCGGCTCGCTACCGGCCACGTCTTCTGAAGCCTGTCGCGGCTTGCGCGCTTGATGGTTCCTCCTTGAGCGTCGGCCTCGTCGACCGCGACCTGTCGCTGGTCGGCCGTCACGATCGCCGATTCCGCGCCCGGGAGATGGGGCAGGTGCTGGAATTGATTGTTGAGAGCTTCGACGAGGCGTGCGCTGAGGCCGGGATGAAGCGGAAGCAGTTTGCCGGCCTGGCGCTTTCGGCCAATGTCTTGACGATGGCCCAGGGGGTGGTGAGCAGTTCGGTCCTGCCGTGGATTGGTGTGGAGGCCATCCAGCATTGCCGATCGGCGCTGGGTATGGAGGTTCGCTTACTTCAGCATGCCCACTTGATCGCGGCCTACCAGGGGATCGAGCCGCCGCGGCCGCGCATGATGGTCCGGTTCAACGTCGGCGACGGGGTCAGCGCTCACCAGTTGACCGGTGGGCGGCCGCATGCCGGAGCCTCGGGCATGGCGGGCGAGCTCGGTCATACCATTGTTGATCCGGACGGGCCGTTGTGCGGCTGCGGCCGGCGCGGCTGCCTGGAAGCCCTGGCGAGCGGGCCGGCGATTTGCCGGGCACTCATCGAGCGAGCGACCCCGGCGGTCATGACCCGCCTGGACCGGGCGTGGCTCGCCGCCACACCGCCCTCGCAGGCCTTTGACGCGGTCTATGAAGCATGGCTGGCCGGGGATGGTGCCGTGGTCAGTGTCATGGAAAAGGTGCTCGACGATCTGGCCCGAACGTTGGCCACGGCCTTGAACATGCTGGATCCCGACCAGGTGCTTGCCAGCGGCTATGTGCTCCAGAATCATCCGCAATGGCTCGACCAACTCGAACAGCGGATGCGGCGATGGGTGTTTCAACTCGACCGGCGAAACCTGCGCCTTGTTCCCGAACACACCGATGTCGAACAGGTTCTGCGCGTTGCGGCTTTGCTTTTTTCTTATCCCGCGTGTTTCGATGCTTTTACTGGAAGATGTCCATGA
- a CDS encoding polysaccharide deacetylase family protein, with translation MSSKQPNDAPPSRKEAASTIEPVRLVMSIDCEALQQSIADPALGERSTRGFADVLEANKLRGTFYVISPDLEAHAAVYRDLDRRGHEVGVHIHAGEHDAPEFLGLLSAEEQRRVIQDNVDRFAQVMGRPPLSVCLGYGSANDATYPLLADAGFRHGGASIPGRRLPQCASCWDGAPLDVHYAHRWFRMLPGDLDFVEIPPTVDPDSRMWGGKHCQDLRIELVDAKSHWHLMDKTIARQVRDGVAMPVVRATTHNIFEYDDPRNFRRQTLEGTIQGFLDICQRRELSWQTATSADVAERFRALHSLPTTAAVPELDTRGRQFTKA, from the coding sequence TTGAGCAGTAAACAGCCCAACGACGCCCCGCCTTCGCGGAAGGAAGCTGCGTCCACCATCGAGCCGGTGCGTCTGGTGATGTCCATCGACTGCGAGGCTCTGCAGCAGTCGATTGCCGACCCGGCCTTGGGAGAACGATCGACGCGCGGGTTTGCCGATGTGCTTGAGGCCAACAAGTTGCGCGGCACGTTTTACGTCATCAGTCCAGACCTTGAGGCCCATGCGGCGGTCTATCGGGATCTGGATCGGCGGGGCCATGAAGTCGGCGTGCACATCCATGCCGGCGAGCATGATGCGCCGGAGTTTCTCGGCCTGCTGTCGGCGGAGGAGCAGCGGCGAGTGATCCAGGACAACGTTGATCGCTTTGCTCAGGTGATGGGGCGGCCGCCGCTGAGCGTCTGTCTCGGATATGGATCGGCTAACGACGCCACCTATCCGCTACTGGCCGATGCCGGCTTCCGCCACGGGGGGGCGAGCATTCCCGGCCGCCGACTCCCGCAGTGCGCTTCGTGCTGGGACGGAGCGCCCCTGGATGTGCACTACGCGCACCGCTGGTTCCGCATGCTCCCGGGCGACCTGGACTTCGTGGAAATTCCGCCGACAGTCGACCCGGACTCCCGAATGTGGGGCGGGAAGCATTGTCAGGATCTTCGCATCGAACTGGTCGATGCTAAATCGCATTGGCACTTGATGGACAAGACGATCGCTCGGCAGGTGCGCGACGGCGTGGCCATGCCAGTGGTTCGCGCGACCACCCACAACATTTTTGAATATGACGACCCGCGCAACTTCCGACGCCAGACGCTTGAGGGCACCATTCAAGGCTTTCTGGACATCTGTCAGCGGCGAGAGTTGTCATGGCAGACGGCGACGTCTGCCGATGTGGCCGAGCGATTTCGCGCATTGCACTCGCTGCCGACCACAGCAGCAGTGCCTGAACTGGACACCCGGGGCCGGCAATTCACGAAGGCGTGA
- a CDS encoding Gfo/Idh/MocA family protein, with amino-acid sequence MKATLIAHTTPRSLEDMPAVEPIRLGAIGLGHRGASVLRLATGCEEYQLEAVCDQRQNLIDRAKQWATDDFGLNVRGYTNAAEMIANESLDAVLVTIPPHEQIPVCCAAMEAGLDVMAEVPVAYSFEHCWQVVLTAERTGRLFLLLEQVRFSGIARTWRDIVAKGVIGQPVFAEGEYFGEKTDPWFTNPQGLHYTPAQAAGASDASLAWRGQVPPITYLPHELSPLLYIMDDRVTRVTGMSTTTPSHRYDNLPLPDVQAALMQTQKDAVMRMATCWTSPSVPRGPMVTHWWHIKGTEGVLEAPRSPGDKSKLWVGGWHTREPVELDLGTQNLRGPAAAASTGHGGLDYYPLAQFADALRRDVAPELDVYRAVETAAPAIAAAMSIAQGNQPIDVPDFRPGPHRRAGEPPANFAD; translated from the coding sequence ATGAAAGCCACACTGATTGCCCACACGACCCCGCGCAGCCTGGAAGACATGCCAGCCGTCGAACCGATCCGCCTCGGGGCCATCGGGCTTGGTCATCGCGGCGCGAGCGTGCTCCGGCTGGCCACCGGCTGCGAGGAGTACCAGCTCGAAGCGGTCTGCGACCAGCGGCAGAATCTGATTGATCGCGCCAAACAATGGGCAACCGACGATTTCGGTCTGAACGTGCGTGGCTACACGAACGCAGCAGAGATGATTGCGAATGAATCGCTCGACGCGGTGCTGGTGACGATTCCGCCTCACGAGCAGATCCCGGTCTGCTGCGCCGCGATGGAAGCGGGACTGGACGTGATGGCCGAAGTGCCCGTGGCGTACAGCTTTGAACACTGCTGGCAGGTGGTGCTCACCGCCGAGCGTACCGGGCGGCTGTTTCTGCTGCTGGAGCAGGTGCGGTTCAGCGGCATCGCGCGCACCTGGCGCGACATCGTGGCCAAGGGCGTGATCGGCCAGCCTGTTTTTGCGGAGGGCGAGTACTTCGGGGAGAAGACCGATCCATGGTTCACCAATCCCCAAGGTCTGCATTACACCCCCGCGCAGGCTGCTGGCGCATCAGATGCATCGCTGGCATGGCGTGGGCAGGTCCCGCCGATCACCTACCTGCCTCACGAGCTTTCGCCGCTGCTGTACATCATGGACGACCGCGTGACCCGCGTCACCGGCATGTCCACCACGACGCCGAGTCACCGCTACGACAACCTGCCGCTACCCGACGTGCAAGCGGCACTGATGCAGACGCAGAAGGATGCGGTGATGCGCATGGCCACCTGCTGGACAAGCCCGTCGGTACCGCGTGGCCCGATGGTCACGCACTGGTGGCACATCAAGGGCACGGAGGGGGTGCTCGAAGCACCACGCAGCCCCGGCGACAAGTCCAAGCTCTGGGTCGGCGGCTGGCACACCCGCGAGCCGGTTGAACTGGACCTGGGCACGCAGAATCTTCGCGGGCCTGCTGCCGCGGCCAGTACGGGCCACGGCGGCCTGGATTACTACCCGCTCGCTCAATTTGCCGATGCGCTGCGCCGGGACGTGGCCCCCGAACTGGACGTGTACCGCGCCGTCGAGACGGCCGCCCCCGCCATCGCGGCGGCCATGTCGATTGCGCAGGGCAATCAGCCAATCGACGTGCCGGACTTTCGGCCTGGCCCACACCGCCGCGCAGGCGAACCGCCAGCCAATTTCGCTGACTGA